The following DNA comes from Lutra lutra chromosome 14, mLutLut1.2, whole genome shotgun sequence.
ttaaatcttttctgtATTTAACCTCCTTCCCAGCTCAGTGCTCCCTTCCTGATTGCAGCAATAATATCTTAAAGAGCAATTCAGTAATTAAATGACCGAAATTGTTGCCCATGTGGTTGCATTCATTTGCTTCTGGAGGGACAGGCAGGAGATCCCTGGTGGGGTGGTGGCCCAGGGAGACCTGGCTGCTGGTGGGAGCTCGCCCCCTTGTGGTGAAATGGTTGTGTGTGGCCACACAGATTCAGGGTGGTGGCTTCACCAGGAAGGTCTGGAACTCAGGCCTTTAGTTCCCCAGGGCCCGGGTCCACCTTGTGTTTTCTGTCCTCTTCACCACCATCTTCTGCCTATACCTTAATGATGGCTGGAGCCTCTGGGGTGGGCTCCAGCCAGCTGGGCACTGGCTTCAAGCCCTGCATTTGGTTTGGGAGCCGATGGAACCCCTCAGAATATCTCTGCACATGTAACCGCTGGGCGTCTTGTTCCATTACAAGTAGGAAGTGAGTATTCCTTCCACAGGTCCTGGAGCCTGTCAGTCGGTAACCAGTGCTTTAGCCCATTTGGACTTTGTCAGAatcaagccaaggaatgcctgtCTTTGCTAGTTTTCTGCTAAATGACTTGGTTTCTTGAGCACCTGCTTGCTTTGGGGTTAATCCTAGAGGATGaggcctgccctccccacccccccaccaatcCAAGAATTGGTGTTTGGATGCTTATACCTGCTACTTAGCGCTGTGAACCCCTTTGCCTTCTCTGAGGGTTCTTGGTAGCAGTGAGCCACCTGTAGCCAGACCCAGCAGTGGAGACGCCATTACGTCTCCTCAGAGGCCTGACTTGACGGCTGCCAGCTACAGCCCGGGTCCGAGCCTTTTCTCAAGTTGGGAGTCTTAATTGGTATTCTTtttcttgggcttttttttttttttcccataatctCTCCTTAACATCTTCCCCTGTAACTTCAGTTATTTGCACGAATTGtagaataaacatttgtttttgaaaaagtatCGTTTATGTCTTTGTCCCGTAGCAAAGTCTGTCACGGAACTGTAGTGTCTTCTAGGTTGGCATCTTTCAGCTCCTGATCCCTCGGTGAGCAGAGGCAGGAAGGTGACATAACACCTGCTCCATACCTCTGTGTCTGGTGGCTTCTGTCCCCTAAGCCACAGTCATCAGATCGAAGCACACTTAGGAAAAGGGAAGTTAGAAGTGGAGCAGTTGGGGGCCACCATCAGAGTAAGTTTTCTGAGAACCTACCGTTGACGTAGGTGTTGTCAGTCCTCAGATCCTGCCGGTACCTCTCACAACAACATGCTTCTTTCTCAGACACCGacctctgcctctttcctggcCCCGGTTATGGGACCAACTCATCCTGGGTTGTGATATTGCTAAATGTCTGCTCCAGGGAACCCTGGCATTTGCAAGTCAGCTTAGAATGCAGAAGCTGCCTGCCTCCAGCTAGGGGATCGCAGATGAGAACCCGTCAGGAGACGGGCCTCCCGCAGTACTGCGTCATGGCACACGTGGACTGCTATGTGCATCGCGTGCACTGGGGGGAGAGGAGACCGAGCTCTGTGCCTCACCCCCTCTCCCAGTCACAGCGCATTAGTGGGAACAGTATCCTAGAGTCACTAGGTGGGAAGACTTATCTGTAGGAATCCAGTCCCTAACTGCTTGGATGGAAAGTCCCCAGCGCCTCCTAAGCTAGAATTTCCGCCCTCTCCCTCACACAGTAAAAGCAAGCCTTGAGACGGGCTATGTCTCTAAGAAACTGCAAGACCCTACCAGGATTAGCAGTTTCCCCGCCCTGGGACGCTGTAGGCCGGGATGCGACAACAGCTGCAGACCGCCTTCCTCGTCCCAGATGCCACCCCGCGCAAGTACAGGTGTCCTGCATACCTTTACGTGTTAGTCATGGTAcccctttggccacccctgcctcAAGAATCCCTTTCAGGTTTTCAAGGCACAAGTCAGTGAAGCCTTCAGACTCACCCTTGTCAATCACTTCATGTTCCCTTAACTCATTTCTTTACCCTTGCCTCTAGCGTTGACTCCATCCATCCTGCCTCGTGGTAGTGACCTGCTTCCTGCTTAATTCGGCTACATGAAGACAGAATGGTCTGGTCCCCTGACCCTGGGGCCTTGAACAGGGCTTCCCACAGAGTGCTTATTTAAATGCCTGTTGACTCCAATTTGGATTGACCTGTGGAAAGGAAGTTTCTAGAGCCTGAGACCGAGTGAAACACTAGTTTTATTTAAGATGTAAAAGCACAGGTGTTTGTGTTACATACGATAAGGCTGACTTTAGGGTCCTGGTTTCTGAGATTAAGACTTGGTACCTCTTTGTCACAGCTTCCTGGGAAATGAATTAGAAAGGGAGCAGGATGCAGCGTGGCACAAAGACCAATACTGTTGGCTGGAAGTCTTCCAGAGAGAGAAGATCGGACTCAATTAGTGTACATGTAACAGAGTGCCAAGGATGAAGAGGGGTTTGGAGAAAGGTCGGGGTTGATGCCGGCATCTCCTTCCACAGCAAGGACTCCCCCTAGCTGGTGGCAGCAGAGTCCACTTGGCCCTTctagctgcagcaacatcttggCTCCCCAGATCCGCCCCCCCTGCCCGCCACCAGATTCCTGATTCAGTCACCACCTTCCCCTGAAGAATTCgcagaggaagggcagggccTAGGTCATGGACACTGCTACTTGTTCGATGAAGCTGGCCAGGTTTATGTCCCGTTCCGAAAGGCCGGCACACTCATGGGTGCTCAAGGTGATGTGGACCTGGAACAAAACCAGAGGTTCAGGCCCAGAGCGGGAGAGAGTCAGGGCCGTGCGGCTCGGCAACACGGAGCACTCCAGGGTGGTAGCTGGTCACCATGCTCTCGCCCTGGGACAGCATTCCTATCACCAGCAACACTGCCAACCCTCCCGCCGTGGCCTGTGGCAGGGGTCGCATGACCGCCCTCCAACGGCCTGCGGTCCGACCTGTCTGCTGTGCACATGTGTTCTCAGCTCTGGTGACTACTTTTTCATCCCTCCACACCACACCTTCAGGAAGATTTGGGCCACAGAGCTATGAGCCATGAATATGGCCAGTGCCCGCGGCCTGGCCTTCTGTGGTTCGGCTTTCCTAATGCCGACTGTCCGCCTTAACCGCATGTTTGCTCACgagtgttttaatttgcacttttcTAGTTTGTAGCGAGCCTGACTGCTGCAGGGGTGACGGTGCTGATTCTAGGTGGGGAGGCCCCTAGGGAAGGCCAGGGAAGGGCCTTCAGAGCTCAGCCGGCCCGGCGCAGCAGACACGCCTCGCTCACCTTGTTGTACACATTAAACCATTCGGGGTGGTGGTCCAGTTTCTCGGCCTGCAGGGCCACCCTCGTCATGAAGCCAAAAGCCTGCGAAGTGAAGTGAGACCCAGGTGAGCGCTCAGAGAGGGCTGCTCGAAGAGTTCCAGATGTGGGGACCCCAAgacccatccccccaactcccGTCCCCAAGGAGGACACTCCAGCCTGACGAGGGTAGTGGCCGAGAGGCTTAGGTGGCAAGGCCTTCAAGGGAGAGAACAAGTTCTGGAGTGTCAGAAACTGTCCCACCCGGCGACATACCCGATTGAAGTCTTTGAAATGGAACTGCTTGAAGATGGCGTCTCGGCCTTCCAGCTC
Coding sequences within:
- the PCBD1 gene encoding pterin-4-alpha-carbinolamine dehydratase; protein product: MAGKAHRLSAEERDQLLPNLRAVGWNELEGRDAIFKQFHFKDFNRAFGFMTRVALQAEKLDHHPEWFNVYNKVHITLSTHECAGLSERDINLASFIEQVAVSMT